In Felis catus isolate Fca126 chromosome A3, F.catus_Fca126_mat1.0, whole genome shotgun sequence, a single genomic region encodes these proteins:
- the BMP10 gene encoding bone morphogenetic protein 10: MGSLALQLCALVCLVVHSVSGSPIMSLEQSPLEEDMPLFDDVFSEQDGVDFNTLLQSMKNEFLKTLNLSDIPSQDSAKVDPPEYMLELYNKFATDRTSMPSANIIRSFKNEDLFSQPASFNGLRKYPLLFNVSIPHHEEVIMAELRLYTLVQRDRMIYDGVDRKITIFEVLESRGDSEGERSMLVLVSGEIYGTNSEWETFDVTEAIRRWQKSGSSTHQLEVHIESRHDGVEDAGRGQLEIDTSARNKHVPLLVVFSDDQSSEKERTEELNEMIAHEQLLEFDNLGMDSYSSGPGEEALLQMRSNIIYDSTARIRRNAKGNYCKRTPLYIDFKEIGWDSWIIAPPGYEAYECRGVCNYPLAEHLTPTKHAIIQALVHLKNSQKASKACCVPTKLEPISILYLDKGVVTYKFKYEGMAVSECGCR; encoded by the exons ATGGGTTCTCTGGCCCTGCAACTGTGCGCTCTCGTCTGCCTGGTGGTTCACTCAGTTTCTGGCAGCCCCATCATGAGTCTGGAGCAGTCACCTCTGGAAGAAGATATGCCCCTCTTCGATGATGTCTTCTCAGAGCAAGATGGTGTCGACTTTAACACGTTGCTGCAGAGCATGAAGAATGAATTCCTCAAGACACTGAACCTCTCCGACATCCCTTCGCAGGATTCAGCCAAGGTTGACCCACCAGAGTACATGCTGGAGCTCTACAACAAATTTGCAACAGATCGGACCTCCATGCCATCTGCCAACATCATTAGGAGcttcaaaaatgaag atctgtTTTCCCAGCCAGCCAGTTTTAATGGGCTCCGAAAATACCCTCTCCTCTTCAATGTGTCCATTCCTCACCATGAAGAGGTTATCATGGCTGAACTGAGGTTGTACACGCTGGTGCAAAGAGATCGCATGATCTATGATGGAGTAGACCgaaaaattaccatttttgaGGTACTAGAGAGCAGAGGGGACAGTGAGGGTGAAAGAAGCATGCTGGTCTTGGTGTCGGGGGAGATCTATGGAACCAACAGTGAGTGGGAGACTTTTGATGTCACTGAGGCCATTAGACGTTGGCAAAAGTCAGGTTCATCCACCCACCAGCTGGAGGTCCACATTGAGAGTAGACACGACGGAGTTGAGGATGCTGGCAGGGGACAACTGGAAATAGACACCAGTGCCAGGAATAAGCATGTCCCTTTGCTTGTCGTGTTCTCTGATGACCAAAGCAGCGAGAAGGAGCGGACAGAAGAACTGAATGAAATGATCGCCCATGAGCAACTTCTGGAGTTTGACAACTTGGGCATGGACAGTTATTCCAGCGGACCTGGAGAAGAAGCTTTGCTGCAAATGAGGTCAAACATCATCTATGACTCCACTGCCCGCATCAGAAGGAATGCTAAAGGAAACTACTGCAAGAGGACCCCGCTCTACATCGATTTCAAAGAGATTGGCTGGGACTCTTGGATCATCGCCCCACCTGGATATGAAGCCTACGAATGCCGTGGGGTTTGCAACTACCCCCTTGCAGAGCATCTCACACCCACAAAGCATGCGATTATCCAGGCCCTGGTCCACCTCAAGAATTCCCAAAAGGCTTCCAAAGCCTGCTGTGTGCCCACCAAGCTAGAGCCCATCTCCATCCTCTACTTAGACAAAGGCGTGGTCACCTACAAGTTCAAATATGAAGGCATGGCAGTCTCTGAATGTGGCTGTAGATAG